TGGGTTCTGCTCCCCGACCACCTGCACTGCCTGTGGACGCTCCCGCCGGGGGACAGCGATTTCTCGACGCGCTGGCGGCTGGTGAAGGGATTTGTTTCGAGAGCGCTGGCCCCGGTCACGAAGGCCGCCGCAACCCCGAGTCGCCTGCGCACGGGCGAGAAGAGCCTCTGGCAGCGCCGCTTCTGGGAGCACACGATCCGGGACGACCGGGACTTCGCGGCCCACTGCGAGTACATCCACTACAACCCCGTGAAGCACGGTCTGTGCCGGTCGCCTGCCGACTGGCCGTGGTCGACCCTGGGGCGGTACGTGGCCGACGGATCATACCCTGCCGGCTGGGATGAAGAGCGTGAGCCCTCACTGCCGGAGGAGGTGGGACGCGAGTGAGGGTGTTGGTGGGTCCGCTTCGCTTGACCCACCCTACGCGCTCGGCGCGCTGGAACGCGGGGTGGCGGAGGGGCGGCTCGGGGAGGCCGAAGCGGCCCTGCGGGCCCAGCCCCTGGTGGCCTTTACCCGCCACGCGGCGGCCCGGGGGTTCCGGCAGACGATACTGCGGGGCAGACAGGAAGGACGAGGAGAGGAAGGAAGAGGGGCGGCGTCCGAGGCTCGAACCGGGTGATCCGCGGCGGCAGCTGGAACAACAACCCGTGGAACTTGCGGTCGGCGATCCGCAACAACAACGGGCCCGACAACCGCAACAACAACCTCGGGCTGCGCCTGGTCTTGCCCCAGCTCGGAGAGGAGGCCGGAGGCCCTCGTCGAACCGGACGCCGTCCCGCCCGCCGGCCCCCGGGGCCGGCGGCGAAGAGGAGCCCCGCCGTGGCGCGGGCAAAGCGGCGAGGGGCTGGTAGCCCGAGGGCGAAGGTCCCTCGCCGTTTCTTCCACCTTGATCGCTTGTATCCTATGAGTTACAGTCCCCTCGTGACGACGATCCAGACGACCGAGCGCTTTCGCTCGTGGTTTGCAGGTTTGCGCGACGCGCGAGCGCGGGCCCGCATCGAGGCGCGGCTCCGCAAGGCCGGGCTGGGCCATCTGGGAGATTGCGCGCCGGTGGGCGAAGGTATTTCAGAGATGCGAATTCACTGCGGGCCGGGATTCGGGTGTACTTCGTGCAGCGCGGCGCAGAGCTGATCATCCTGTTGGCCGGTGGCGACAAGGGTTCGCAAGCGAAGGACATCAACGCCGCGCAGACGTTGGCGCGGAAGTTGTAGGAGGGACGGGATGACGACCCCCGATCTGCGTCCGTGGGATGCGGCGGAGCACCTCAAGACCGAAGAAGATATCGTGCTCTACTTCGAGGCCTGCCTCGAAGAGGACCCCGGAGACGGCAGCCTGGTGCGCGCCGCGCTCGGCGACATCGCCCGCGCCCGGGGCATGAGCCAGCTTTCCCGCGAGACGGGCCTGGCGCGGGAGGGCCTCTACAAAGCACTGTCCGCGGACGGCAACCCCGAGTTCGCCACCGTGATGAAGGTGATCAAGGCCCTGGGCCTCAAGCTCCACGGCATGACCGGGCATGCGCGGCAGGTCTCCGAGGGCGCTGGTACCCGGACGGTCGAAGGCGAGGGGGACGGGCGAGGGGGAGGGGCGAGTGGGACAGTTCGGGGCGAGAGGGGCGTTCGTGCAGAAGAGCGTTGTTGCCCGGCCATGGGAGGGAGTCGGCTCGCGCCGGGAAGGGCTAAGTGGTAGATGGACGGGGGGACGTAGATGCACAAGTGCATTGGCCCGCTTCCCCGGCCAACGGAGCAGGAAAGAGGCGTCTTGAGGTGGTGGCGCGGTCCGAGGCTCGAACCTGTGGCAGGGTGCCAGGGTTGGGGGCGTCGGAGGGGCCGTCAGTAGACCGTGTCGTGGTCCCCGACGTCCACGGGGACGATCTCGTTGCCCTCGATGAGGAACTCCAGGGTGATGCGGTACGACAGGGTGATGGAGACCGAGTGGAGGTCTGCGAGGCGTCCCGCGAGCCGGTGGAGGCGCAAGGAGGGGTGGAACGGGTCGGCCTCGAGGAGTTGCAGCGTTTTCACATACGGGCGCTTGAGCTCGGGGTGCCGTTTGAGGAAGCGGCGGGCGCGCTTCTCATACTGCTGGGTGAAGACGAGGACGTACCTCATTCCTCGTCTTCCCGCTCCATCCGTTCCACGTGGGCTTCAGCACTCTCGCGGACCGCGCTGCCGGTGGCCAGGTCGCTCCGGGTCTGCGCCAGCGCCGCTTCCAACTCGCACTCTCTCAGGTAGTGGAATTGCTCGAGGGGCATGACCACGTAGCGGTTCTTCCCCCGCACCGAGATCGTGGCCTCCCGTTCGTCCGCGAGCGCGCTCTCGATGGCGGCGATGCCCCGAGTCTTCAGTTCGTTTGCGCTGATCGCCACCATGGAAGCCTCCCTCCTTGCCTGAATCGCACTGTGGACAGCACCGAAAATGGTACGACTCTGTTCGGTGCGGGTCAAGCGTCACCGCGGCGTCAGTTGTCGGTGGTGTCGCGGGTTGAGTCGGAGGGGGGGACGACCCGGAGGGGGAACGTTGCTCGTTTGGTCAAAGGCGAGGGG
This genomic interval from Thermodesulfobacteriota bacterium contains the following:
- a CDS encoding transposase, giving the protein WVLLPDHLHCLWTLPPGDSDFSTRWRLVKGFVSRALAPVTKAAATPSRLRTGEKSLWQRRFWEHTIRDDRDFAAHCEYIHYNPVKHGLCRSPADWPWSTLGRYVADGSYPAGWDEEREPSLPEEVGRE
- a CDS encoding plasmid stabilization protein, translated to MRYVLVFTQQYEKRARRFLKRHPELKRPYVKTLQLLEADPFHPSLRLHRLAGRLADLHSVSITLSYRITLEFLIEGNEIVPVDVGDHDTVY
- a CDS encoding type II toxin-antitoxin system Phd/YefM family antitoxin → MVAISANELKTRGIAAIESALADEREATISVRGKNRYVVMPLEQFHYLRECELEAALAQTRSDLATGSAVRESAEAHVERMEREDEE